Part of the Sulfobacillus acidophilus DSM 10332 genome, TGAGGCGTCCGATTTCCTTTTCCCGGCTCATGCCTGAGCGGCATTTGGCAGGGATCCTGTTTCGGGTAGTGGGCCAGGGTACGGCCTGGTTGAGTCGGGTGGAACCCGGGCAAACCCTCAATCTCTTGGCGCCGTTAGGCCGCGGATTCACGCCACCCGATCCTGACGAGCCTTGGTGCGTGGTAGGCGGCGGCGTCGGGATCCCCCCGCTTTATGCGGCTACTCGGCAGTGGGGGAATCAGCATGCCCCGGCCGTCATTCTAGGGGCTCGTACCCGTCAGGATGTATTGATGGCGGACGAATTTCAGCCGATGGCAGAATCCTTGACCATTACGACCGACGATGGATCGTGGGGCACGGCCGGTACGGTGCTCGGTCCGTTAGACCGGTGGTTGACGTCTCACCCGAAGGGTACGTTATTGGCTTGCGGTCCCACGGGAATGTTGGCGGAAATTTGGCGGCGGACCGCCGGGTGGTCCGGTCGTGTGCAACTGGCACTTGAGCAACGAATGGGCTGTGGCATCGGGGCGTGTTTGGCGTGTGTCGTCACGGCTGAACCGGTGGGGCCGGAGGGTCCCCGGTATCGCCGGGTCTGTACCGAGGGCCCGGTGTTTGCGCGAGAGGAGTTGGTCTTTCAGTGAACCTCACCGTCGCCTTACCGCGCGGACTTCAGCTCAAAAATCCGGTGATTGCGGCGTCCGGTACGTTTGGCTTTGGCCCGGAATATGCGGCGTATGTCGACCTGAACCAACTGGGCGGTGTGAGCGTCAAAGGCATTTCCCCGGAGCCATGGCGCGGCAATCCGCCCCCACGGGTCTGGGAAACGCCGGCGGGCCTACTCAATTCGATTGGATTACAAAATCCGGGAGTCCAGGTTTTCATCGAAGAAGACCTGCCCTTTTTAGCCAACGTGGATACCCGGGTGATCGCCAATATTATTGGTCATACGGTCGACGAGTATCGTCAAGTGGCGGAGCGTCTGACTGCCCATCCGCGCGTGGATGCGTTCGAGATTAATATTTCGTGCCCCAATATCAAAGAGGGCGGGATGACCTTTGGCCATGACCCGGACCAAGCCTATCAGGTGACTCGGGCAGTCCGTGAGGTGACCGATCGGCCCCTCATGGTGAAGTTATCGCCAAACGTCACGGATCCCGGATTGATTGCCGAAGCGGTGGTTGATGCCGGTGCCGACATGATTTCGGCGATTAATACGGTCGTCGGCCTGGCTATCGATCTCCGGCGGCGACGCCCCGCGTTGGGCGGGGGGACCGGCGGTTTGTCCGGGCCGGCCATTAAACCCATTGCGGTGCGGGTAGTCTATGACATTGCCCAGCGCGTATCCGTACCGATTATTGGGATGGGCGGGATTACGACCGCCGAGGACGTGTTGGAGTTTTTAATGGCGGGCGCTAGTGCGGTGATGGTCGGGACGATTACGTTTCAACACCCGCAGCGCATGATGGAAATTATTCAAGACCTGCCTCGCGTATTGCAGGAATATGGTTTTGCCCGTCTGGAGGAGGCCGTCGGCGCTGCCCTCCCGGGGCATTCGGAGGGGAGGGATTTTCATGGTGCGCCTTTGGGTCGCGCTTGATGTGCCGGACGTCTCGTCGGCGCGCCGGTGGATGGAAAAATTAGCGCCCCACCGGACGTTTAAAATCGGCATGCAGCTTTTTTATCAGGCCGGTCCCGAATTTGTGCGGCAAGCCGTGCGTGAGGGATATGAGATCTTTTTGGATCTCAAGCTATTAGACATCCCTCAAACGGTGGAACGGGCCGTCCTTTCGCTGCAAGACCTCGGCGTCTCGTTATTAACGGTTCATAGCTGGGGGGGCGCGGACATGTTGGCCCGGGCCAAACGGGCGGCAAAGACCCTGGATTTGATCGCGGTGACCGTGTTGACTTCGCTGACCCATAACGAATTGGCCGCCCTCGGAATCGATACGTCCGTCGACGTTTTGGTCGATCACGCCATTTTAGCGGCGCGTACGGCCGGATTGGCCGGTATCGTGCTATCCGGCGGGGAACTGGCGGCGGCCCGCTCGCTGTGGCCGGAAGCCCGGCGGGTGGTGCCCGGGATTCGGTGGGCCGAGCGGGAGTCGGACGACCAACGGCGGGTTATTGATCCACCCTCGGCGGTTCGGTTGGGAGCGACGGATTTAGTGGTGGGACGGGCTATTCTGGCCGACCCGGATCCCTGGGCCAGTTATCAACGGATCGTAAGGAGTGTAGAAAATGTCTCCCAATAACGCGTGGCTTCAAGAATTAGCGGAGGTGGGCGCCTATCTGGAGGGCCATTTCTTATTAACCACCGGCCGGCATAGCAACCAATTTTTTCTGTTGGCCCGTCTTACGGAACATCCCCGGCGGCTCGACCGGTGGGCCGAGCATTTGGCACGGCTCATAGAACCCTACCGCCCCGTCACGATTGCCGGGCCGGCCGTGGGCGGCATTATTCCCGCTTATGCGGTGGGTCGCCACATTGACGGCGCACGCGTGATCTTTGCCGAGAAATCCGGGGACGGCGCAATGATCTGGAAGCGCGGGTTTCGGGTCTCCCCGGGAGAACGGGTGGCGGTTATTGAAGACGCCGTGACGACTGGGCATTCGGCCCACCAAGTGGTGCAATTGGTGCGGCAGCATGGGGGCGACGTGGTGGCGGTGGGCGCTCTGGTCGATCGCCATGCCGGGCCGCTCCCCGATTGGCCGGCGTTTCAATCCGTGTTACGGGTCGAAAATGTGCCGTCTTGGTTGCCCGAAGAGTGTCCCTTATGTCGGGTGGGGATCCCGTTGACCCGGCCCAAAAACTGATCGGGGGGACAAGACAGGGGACTAGGATTCCTGCTCTTCCCACAACTTTTCCCGCATGGCGCCTAGCCGCTTTAACCGGTCCGGGTCGGGCGTAATATAAAGCGTTTTTTCCCGTTGGTAGAGAACTTGACCGGGTTCTCCATGAGGCCTCTTGCGCACCCATTTTCGGCGCGTGTAATCCACCGGAACCGATGAAGAGTTTTTGGCCGCGCTAAAGTACACCGCGAGTTGGGCCGCATCCAGCAAGTCTTCCAAATTGGGGTTTTTCTTGCCGGTGGCCAAAATGACATGGGACCCGGGAGTTTGTTTCGTATGAAACCAGATATCGTCCGGTCGGGCTTTTTTAAACGTGAGGGCGGCATTGTCTTCGCGGGTTTTGCCGACCCAAATCGGAAAGCCGCTAAGGCTTTTAAACTCGCGAAACGGCCCGCCGGGGGCCCCGCCGCCCGTGGCGCCGACCGGGGTTTTTTTAAGATGTTCCCGATACCACTCGAGCGCGTGCGGGACGCTCAATTGTTCCAGCTGCCGACGGATCTGATCACGTTCTTGCCGCACTTGGGGTTCCAGATGGCGCACAATCTCTTGACGATGCTTTAATTTTTTATAGAGGCGATAGGCTGCCTGACTGGCTTCGGCCGGTGACTGATCGGCCGAACGGGTCAGACGGACGAGATGGCCGGGTCGGGTCCAGGACGGTTGGTCGAGAGCCAACGGCGCTTCTTCGTCGGGGTGTTCGGCGAGCCACAAAAGCCAAAAATCGCCGGCTTCCCGATAGTCTTCGCAGGACTCGTCCAGTATCCGCTGAAACTCGGCCAAACGGGATTCCAGGTGTGTCAGGCGCCGTTGCCATTGGGATTTTAATTGGTTTCCCAGTTGGACGCGAGCTTGTTCGTCTTCTTTCGCCCGAAATACGCGGTCTAAAAGATCTTCCCACCGGGTCTCCGGGGTTGCGTGAAAGCCCGGCATCGGATACACCCACGCTTCGGGCACGCCTTTGTCGGGGGGCGTCAGTAAATAAGGCGTCCATTGTCCGGTTGCCCAATCCTTTGCCAGATCGTCCCAATTCCCGCCTGCGTCCGTAATCCATCGACGGGCCCACGGCGGCAGATCCGGAAGGCGGCGGGTTTCAAGCGGATTGGGGACGGCGGGCGGCGGGGTATAGGGTACCCCCGGCCAAACGGCACGTCCCTTTTGTCCCGGCGGAACCCGGCGCCAGGCGTCCAGCACGCGGTCGTCGTCCGCTACCCATATGACATTGGTTAAATGGCCGGCCAATTCGAAGATTAGCCGACTCGCTTGAGGCCGGTCCCAGTCATCCGGGCGCTCGATATCCCATCGAATCACGCGTTCCCAGGGCGGGACGGTCACCTGGGTGATCGTAAATGGGATAAGGTTTTTTATCCAGCCCGGCATACCCTGGGACGACCCGATACGACGAACCGGAATCCGATGGGCTCGCTGAATACCGGGACTGAGCACGACCAGCACCTGTTCCGTTCCGCGCGGGGTATGAAGTTCCCAGATGACGCGATCTTTGTTGGCGGCCGCGTGGACTACCCGACTGCCGACCAGCTCTTGTTGCCAAAGGACTTCTAGCGCGCGAACAACCAAGGCATCAAACGGCATACGACCCTCTCCTCATGTCAATAGCCCATTTTAGACGGTTTATCCAGGTTTGGCCAGCGCCGTTTGCAGGGTGCATGGATACCATAAAGAGAGGGCATTCTGCAAGGAGATATACACAAGCCGGCATCACGATTTACGAAAGCGTAAATTACGAGCTGTGAGGAGAAGATGGTAGATTTTCTGACAAAGTGGTGGGATAATCACCCTGGAACGGGATAGGCGCGTGAGCCAACTCTCGATTAATTTGTTGTGTCTTAACGGAGGGGTGGGTATGTCGAGCGAGGCCGCGCGAGCGCAAGGGCTTCGGGCGCTATGGGAGGCGTTGCCCTCTGAACGGTTTACCACGCGCCCGAATTATATCTGGTATGTGGTGGGGACAGTCTGTATCGGGGCGTTTATGGCCGCCGTCGACGCTAGCATCGTCAACGTTGCGATACCGGATCTGTCACGGTATTTTTCGGCCCCAGCCAGTATTGTCGGCTGGGTTTTAATTTCTTATTTGCTAACGCTAGCCACTCTTTTAACCCTATTTGGGCGGTTGGCCGACATGTGGGGCCGTCGACCCCTTTATACGTTCGGATTTCTGGTCTTTATTATTGGGTCGGCCGCTTGTGGGGCCGCACCCAATTTACTGTTTCTGATTGTGGCCCGGGTGTTCCAAGCCGCCGGCGCCGCCATGCTGCAGGCCAATTCGGTCGCCATCATTACCGCCACCGTGCCCGCCAATGTCCGCGGCCGGGCCATCGGATTTCAGGGGTCGGCCCAGGCGATCGGGTTATCGGTGGGACCCGCCGTCGGGGGCGCCTTAATCGGCTTATTCGGATGGAGGGCGATTTTTTACGTCAACGTGCCGGTGGGGATTATCGGGACCCTTATGGCGGCCATGATTTTGCCTAAAGATAAATTGACCAATACCGGCACCCAGTTTGACTGGTGGGGGGCCCTGTTGTTTAGCCCGTTTTTGGTGAGCCTCATGTTGGCGCTGACCTGGGGTCCGCATCTGGGATGGACGTCGCCCACGGTTCTCGGCTTGTTTTTGGTCTCCGTCATTTTATTGGTCGCCTTTATCTTACGGGAAAAAGGCTTTCGTGCGCCTTTGGTGGACATTAACCTCTTCAAATTACGGGTCTTCACGATGGGCAATCTGACCGGTCTCATGTCGTATATGGTCATGTTTGGGGTACTTTTTCTCATGCCGTTTTATTTTGAAAAAGTGTCCGGTTATGTCTCCGCGGTCGTTGGGCTACTGCTTACGGCGGTACCCATCGGGATGACCGTGGTCGCGCCGCAAGCCGGAGGGTTGGCCGACCGTTACGGGTCACGTCTCTTGACTACGGCCGGCATGGGGGTAACGGCCCTCGGGACCCTTTTATTGTCCGTTATGATGTCGTTACATGCGGATTTGCCGGTGTTAATCGTTGGACTGTTCCTCGTCGGAGCGGGTCTGGGCATGTTTACCCCGCCGAATAATAGCTCGGTGATGGGCGCGCTTCCGCCGACACGGCTTGGCGTCGGGGGCGGCATATTAAATATGGCTCGATCTCTCGGGATGGCCATGGGCACGGCCGTGTCCAGTTCGCTGATGGCGATCTTCTTAGGCATTTTCGGGAGCCACCTGGTACGGGGGAGTAAGCTCGTCTGGATCCCGACCATGCGTTATGCCTTGTTGGCGTTGGCCATTGTGGCCGCCGTAGCCGCCGTGTTGTCCATCCTGAAAACCACTCGTGAAAACGCCTCGCCGCAAGAAAAAATTGAGGTCCCCATGGAATTTTGAGATTTTTTCTTGTCAAAGCAGGAAAATCTCATCCATATCCGAAACATAGCGGATAAGGACTGATGAAGGGGGCGCAGGATCGTGTGGACCGTCGTGTATATTGCACCCACTATGGCCGTGGCCGAGAAAATTAAGGAGCTATTGACGACTGAAGGACTTCTGGTCACGTTAAAGCCGGTGGAGGTCGACGACAGCGGGCGGGGCAGCATCGAAGTGCGGGTGCCGGAAGGAGAAGCCGAGGAAGCTCAAGAAATTTTATCGGAAAATATGGGGAGATTCCGGTAAGATAGGAAGGAACGGTATCAGCTTCTCGGGTGCCCGCATGGGGACTCGGGTGTGGCTGCCGTAGCCAATGGCCAAGGGAGGACAACGACAGCGTGCGGGTATATCTCAATGGAGCCTATGTAGACGAGGCCGAAGCCACCGTCTCAATTGACGATCGGGCCTTTTTGTTTGCCGATGGAGTGTACGAGGTTGTCCACATCTACGGCGGTAAGCCCTTTGAATGGGAACGGCATATGGCCCGGCTGGCCCGAAGCTTGCAAGGGATTGAAATTGAAGGGGTTAGCCCCACGGATTTGCTCGAGCCGCGGGACCGGTTATTGGCGGAGTTTTCCGGCGACGAAGGGGCTCTTTACATCCAAATTTCCCGCGGGGTTCAAAAACGGTCTCATGCGCCGCCGGCGGCCGGTCATATTACCCCGACCGTGTTAATGTGGATTCGTCCGGTTGAACCTATTGCAACCGATGTGGTGCAGCGTGGAGTCACCATGATTACAACCCCCGACGACCGATGGGCGAAAGTCTGGATTAAAACGGTGGGCCTCCTTCCTAACGTGTTGGCGAAAGGCAAAGCGATTCGGCGGGGGGCATTTGATGCGATTTTCGTGCGCGACGGCGTGGTGACGGAAGCGACCGCCGCTAACGTGTTTCGCGTGGCCGGAGGTATCATCCAAACCGCTCCCGTGACGAACTATATTTTGCCCGGCATTACCCGCGCGGTCGTCATTGAATTGGCGCGGGAGCTCGGCTATTCTGTGGTTGAAGAGCCGTTTACGGTCGACGAGTTGATGGCGTCGGATGAAGTGTTCATTACCGGCACGTTAACGGAAGTGCTCCCGGTGACGGAAATCGACGGGGTGCGCTTCGGTGACGGAGCCGGCCCGGTTTCTTTGCGTCTATGGAACGCGTTGAAGCAGCGCACCCGGCAAGGCTAAGTATGCCGTATTAGCGTTTGGGGAAGACTCGCCCTAAAGGGGGCGAGTGCGTGTTACTGCGTGACGATGACGGGATTGACGAAGCCCAAGGGCACTTTTTGGCATTGGCGGATCTGCTCCGGGAGCTCGGGCGAACGGATCTTTTAGGGCGGTTGGCCGAACTCTATCTGGAATTTCGGGAGACGAGCCGTCCGGAGCAGTCCTCCTCCGCCGGATATTAGCAACCAGTTGGTACGTGAGGGGTCGGTGGCGTTCATGCACGTGATATTAGTGGAGCCGGAAATTCCGCCGAACACGGGCAATATCGCGCGTACATGTGCCGCCACCGGCACCGTTTTGCATTTAGTGGAGCCGTTAGGCTTTCAAATATCCGATCGTTATCTGCGGCGAGCCGGCGTGGATTATTGGCACTTGGTGGATGTCCAGGTGCATGCGTCGTGGGATCAGTTGCCGCTTGACCTCCGCGATCCGGAACGCCTTCATCTCTTTACCTCACATGGCGGCCGCGTCTATTCCGACGTGCCCTATGGGCCGGACGACGTGTTGGTGTTTGGCCGGGAATCAACCGGGCTGCCGGACGCTCTTTTGCATCAATATCCCCAGGCTTGGCGGCAAATTCCGATGCGCGAAGGGGTTCGCTCACTCAATTTATCCAATGCCGTGGCGATTGCCGTATATGAAGCCTTTCGCCAATGGAATTTTCCTGGACTTACCCGCCAACGCGGCGAAAAGAGACCCGAGTCGTAAACTTTCCAATCTCTCCATAGGATAAAGCGGAGGGCGGGGTACATGCCGTTAGCCGTAATCTTGCCGGCCGGAATGATTTTAATTATTTTATCGGCGGACTACTTCACCAATGGCGTCGAATGGCTGGGATTTTCCTGGGGACTGGGCGAAGGCGTCGTCGGGTCCTTGCTGGCGGCGCTCGGTACGGCCTTGCCGGAAACGTTGGTTCCTGCGGTGGCCATTATTGCCGGATCCCATGTACCGGGTCAAGGGGCGATTGGCCTCGGGGCGATTTTAGGGGCCCCCTTAATGTTGTCCACCTTAGGGTTTAGTATTATTGGGCTTGGCCTGTGGACCAGTGGTCGCCGACGGGACGGTTTACGGTTGGGGGATGCCAGCACGCGCCGCGATTTGGGGTTTTTCGTGGGCGCCTTTTTCCTGGCGGTTGTCGCCAGTTGGTTGCCGACGGGGTTTCATCGTGGGGTGGCGATTGTCCTGGTGGGCGGATATGTGCTGCATGCCGTGCGTTTGGTGCGGGCGGCCGGTCAGGAGGATCGGGAAGGGCCTCGGAGCCCCGAGCAGCCGTTACATCTTTTTCACGGTAACCATCCCCCGCTTCTCTTACAGGTGTTCCAGGTCGGGCTGGCGCTTTTTGGCCTCATTGTCGGGGCGCATTTTTTTGTCGCCGCTTTGGATCATTTAAGTCGCCGGGTACGGATCCCGGGCTTTTTGTTGTCGGTGGTCATTACGCCGGTGGCCACGGAGTTGCCGGAGGTTCTGAACAGCATTATTTGGATTCGGCGTGGACGGGACGGCTTGGCGCTCGGTAACGTGACGGGAGCGATGGCGTTTCAGGCCTCGTTAGTTCCGGCTTTGGGCCTGGTTTGGACGCCCTGGCGGCTATCCGGTTGGGAGTTGGTCACCGCCGCGACCGCTCTTACCGCCGCCATCTGGCTTTGGGTACGGTCCGGGGACCGGGTGTTGCAATTTAGCGAACTCATGTTTGCCGGGGGGTTATATCTGGCGTTCATTCTCCTGATTGCCGCCCAAATTTGAGAACGCGTCCTGGATCGGAACCGATGCATAAATCCGACTGCGGTCGGGAGAGACTACCGGAAAAAAGTTGGGAAATCGGGTGACCTGAGTATGCCAAACAAACGTCAGACTGGTAAACTAAAAACCGAACGCCCAGCACCTCAGGGAGAGGCTTCCGGTCAAGTCGGAGGGGCGCATTTTGCGGATGACGCGGAGCGCCAGCGGCGTAAGTTGGAAGCGGCTGAAGCCCTAGGGCTACGGGAGAAAATCGAGGCAATGGGATGGGGTTCCCTTACCGCGGCGGAATCCGGCCGCATTGGCGGGTGGATGATCCGGTTACAATGGGAACGTCAACGATCGGGAGCGGAACGTTAGGGGTCGGTCCGGGCTCCCATGAAAGGGAGGGGCCACCATGTATTGGGAAAACCTTACCACCAAATCTTTTCAAGAACAGGTACTCGGGCAGATCAATACGGCGCTTTTACCGGTCGGTAGCGTCGAAGCCCATGGCCAGCATTGCCCTCTGGGCACGGATAACCTGGCGCCGACGTATTTTTGCCGGCAACTGGAGGAACGGTATCCGGATCGCGTGTTGGTCCTGCCGGCCATCCCCTACGGGCACACCTGGGACCTGGCGGGATTTGCCGGGACCTTATCGATTGGCGCGGAGACATTGACGCATTATGTCCGCGATGTCGGGCGGGCGGTAGGCCGTTGGGGGATTACCCGTTTAGTGGTGGTCAATGGGCACGGCGGCAATATCGGACCGATTACCGCGGCGATGGAAGACATTGCCGATGATGGCGTGCTGGTGGTCTTGGTGAACTGGTGGTTGGACTTTTCGGCCGATATTTTGACCGTCGTGCAATCCCAAGGCCATGCCGGAGAAGATGAGACGTCGGTCATGTTGGCGATTGCCGGCCCGTTGGTGAACCAGGCCGATGCCTCGTTTAACCCTTATCGACCCCGCTATCGCATGAAAGGCCGTGGGCTGGAACAGCAGTTACTGCGCCATGCGACCACCGGCGACGGGCGATCGGCGACTCGTGAGAAAGGCGAAGAAATTGTTGAGCGAGTGATGCAGCGGTTGAGCCAACTGTTAGAAGATCTGTGGGCGGACCGGCTGTTTGACCGGATTTAGGAGGAATGTAGACGTGCTAAAAGTGGCGAGTCGATTGGCGGACCTGGCGCCCTCACCAACCATGGCGTTAGACGCGAAAACCAAAGCATTGATTGCGCAAGGGGTCGATGTCGTAAATTTAACGGCCGGCGAGCCCGATTTTGACACCCCCGATCATATCCGGCAGGCGGCGGTTGAGGCCATCGAGAAAGGTCAGACACGGTATACGCCGGTCGGGGGTACCCCTGCGCTCAAGGCGGCCGTCGCTCGGCAACTGGCGGAAGATACCGGCAATACCTACGCGGCGGACGAAATTTTGGTCTCGGCCGGGGCTAAACATTCGTTATATAACGCGGTGATGGCGCTCGTCGAACCGGGTGACGGGGTGTTGTTACCGGTACCCTATTGGGTGACCTATCCCGAGCAAATTCGGTTGGCGCGGGGCGAAGTGCAACTGGTCACCATCGATCCGGCGCATCAGGGGGCTTTGGAAGTCGAGGACGTGCAAAAAGCCATCCGGCCGAACACCCGGGGGGTGATTTTAAATTCGCCGTCCAATCCGTCCGGCGCGGTTATTCGACCGGAAGCCTTGCGCGCCATTGCGGAGCTGGCGGTTGAGCGTGATTTGTGGGTCATATCCGATGAAATTTATGGGCAATTGGTGTACGACAATGCCGTCCAGACGTCGATTGCGTCGATGCCCGGCATGCGCGACCGAACCATTGTCATTAATGGCGTTTCGAAGGCATATGCCATGACAGGATGGCGCATTGGCTATGCGGCCGGTCCTAAAGCCATTATTCAAGCGATGGCCAATCTGCAAAGCCAATCCACGTCGAATCCGACGTCGATCGCGCAGGCGGCGGCGGTTGCGGCGCTTACCGGACCTCAAGAACCGGTAGAGAGGATGCGCCAAGAGTTTGATCGGCGGCGCCGGTTTGTTTTGTCTCGGATGCAAAACATTCCAGGGCTGACGGCGGTGGAGCCGAAAGGGGCATTTTACCTCTGGGTCGACATGTCCGGATTAAAAGGGCGAACCATCGGCGGCCGGGAGATTCGGAATGCCGACGACTTGGCGTTGAGCTGGCTGGAAGAAGCGCGAGTATCGGTGGTGCCCGGTTCCGGATTCGGAATGCCCGACTTTTTCCGGATGTCCTATGCCACCTCGATCGAACGGTTGGACACCGGATTGCAACGGATGGCGGCCTTATTGGAGGGGTAAGAGAGTGACCCAACATATTGCGGTCGTGGGGCTCGGGATTAATAACCGGCCCCTTGTTCCATTTTGGCTGGAACGCCACGCGACGGTGGCGGTGTTTGATCGCCGACCGGAGTCGGAAATTTGGGAGGATCTGGCCGAGTTTCGGCACCATCCGGGTCTGACCGTGGTGGGTGGACCCGACTACTTGCGGCGACTGGCCGAATGGCCGCACCTCGGGCACGTCTATCTCACCCCCGGTATGCCGAAGACGGGGCCGGAAATTCAACAGGTGACAGCGCGGGGCGGTCACTTGACCTGTGAGACCGAGCTGTTCTTTGAAACCTGTCCCGCCCCCATCATCGGGATTACCGGGTCGCAAGGCAAAACGACGACCACCACTTTGGTAGGGGAAGCCCTCAAACGAGACGGAAGCCGCCCGGTTTGGGTCGGCGGTAATATCGGGCGCTCGCTGTTACCGGAATTACCGCGGATAAAGGCGTCGGATTGGGTGGTCATGGAGTTGTCCAGTTTTCAATTGGAGTTG contains:
- a CDS encoding drug resistance transporter, EmrB/QacA subfamily (PFAM: Major Facilitator Superfamily~TIGRFAM: drug resistance transporter, EmrB/QacA subfamily~COGs: COG2814 Arabinose efflux permease~InterPro IPR011701:IPR004638~KEGG: bts:Btus_0398 drug resistance transporter, EmrB/QacA subfamily~PFAM: Major facilitator superfamily MFS-1~SPTR: Drug resistance transporter, EmrB/QacA subfamily;~TIGRFAM: Drug resistance transporter EmrB/QacA subfamily) → MSSEAARAQGLRALWEALPSERFTTRPNYIWYVVGTVCIGAFMAAVDASIVNVAIPDLSRYFSAPASIVGWVLISYLLTLATLLTLFGRLADMWGRRPLYTFGFLVFIIGSAACGAAPNLLFLIVARVFQAAGAAMLQANSVAIITATVPANVRGRAIGFQGSAQAIGLSVGPAVGGALIGLFGWRAIFYVNVPVGIIGTLMAAMILPKDKLTNTGTQFDWWGALLFSPFLVSLMLALTWGPHLGWTSPTVLGLFLVSVILLVAFILREKGFRAPLVDINLFKLRVFTMGNLTGLMSYMVMFGVLFLMPFYFEKVSGYVSAVVGLLLTAVPIGMTVVAPQAGGLADRYGSRLLTTAGMGVTALGTLLLSVMMSLHADLPVLIVGLFLVGAGLGMFTPPNNSSVMGALPPTRLGVGGGILNMARSLGMAMGTAVSSSLMAIFLGIFGSHLVRGSKLVWIPTMRYALLALAIVAAVAAVLSILKTTRENASPQEKIEVPMEF
- a CDS encoding hypothetical protein (KEGG: hmo:HM1_0082 hypothetical protein~SPTR: Putative uncharacterized protein), with the protein product MWTVVYIAPTMAVAEKIKELLTTEGLLVTLKPVEVDDSGRGSIEVRVPEGEAEEAQEILSENMGRFR
- a CDS encoding D-amino-acid transaminase (PFAM: Aminotransferase class IV~TIGRFAM: D-amino acid aminotransferase~COGs: COG0115 Branched-chain amino acid aminotransferase/4-amino-4-deoxychorismate lyase~InterPro IPR001544~KEGG: sth:STH1330 D-alanine aminotransferase~PFAM: Aminotransferase, class IV~PRIAM: D-amino-acid transaminase~SPTR: D-alanine aminotransferase) codes for the protein MRVYLNGAYVDEAEATVSIDDRAFLFADGVYEVVHIYGGKPFEWERHMARLARSLQGIEIEGVSPTDLLEPRDRLLAEFSGDEGALYIQISRGVQKRSHAPPAAGHITPTVLMWIRPVEPIATDVVQRGVTMITTPDDRWAKVWIKTVGLLPNVLAKGKAIRRGAFDAIFVRDGVVTEATAANVFRVAGGIIQTAPVTNYILPGITRAVVIELARELGYSVVEEPFTVDELMASDEVFITGTLTEVLPVTEIDGVRFGDGAGPVSLRLWNALKQRTRQG
- a CDS encoding tRNA/rRNA methyltransferase (SpoU) (PFAM: SpoU rRNA Methylase family~TIGRFAM: rRNA methylase, putative, group 2~COGs: COG0219 rRNA methylase (SpoU class)~InterPro IPR001537~KEGG: bts:Btus_2507 RNA methyltransferase, TrmH family, group 2~PFAM: tRNA/rRNA methyltransferase, SpoU~SPTR: Putative tRNA (cytidine/uridine-2'-O-)-methyltransferase Btus_2507); translated protein: MHVILVEPEIPPNTGNIARTCAATGTVLHLVEPLGFQISDRYLRRAGVDYWHLVDVQVHASWDQLPLDLRDPERLHLFTSHGGRVYSDVPYGPDDVLVFGRESTGLPDALLHQYPQAWRQIPMREGVRSLNLSNAVAIAVYEAFRQWNFPGLTRQRGEKRPES
- a CDS encoding sodium/calcium exchanger membrane region (PFAM: Sodium/calcium exchanger protein~COGs: COG0530 Ca2+/Na+ antiporter~InterPro IPR004837~KEGG: slp:Slip_1580 sodium/calcium exchanger membrane region~PFAM: Sodium/calcium exchanger membrane region~SPTR: Sodium/calcium exchanger membrane region), with translation MPLAVILPAGMILIILSADYFTNGVEWLGFSWGLGEGVVGSLLAALGTALPETLVPAVAIIAGSHVPGQGAIGLGAILGAPLMLSTLGFSIIGLGLWTSGRRRDGLRLGDASTRRDLGFFVGAFFLAVVASWLPTGFHRGVAIVLVGGYVLHAVRLVRAAGQEDREGPRSPEQPLHLFHGNHPPLLLQVFQVGLALFGLIVGAHFFVAALDHLSRRVRIPGFLLSVVITPVATELPEVLNSIIWIRRGRDGLALGNVTGAMAFQASLVPALGLVWTPWRLSGWELVTAATALTAAIWLWVRSGDRVLQFSELMFAGGLYLAFILLIAAQI
- a CDS encoding hypothetical protein (PFAM: Small, acid-soluble spore proteins, alpha/beta type~KEGG: tmr:Tmar_0351 hypothetical protein~SPTR: Putative uncharacterized protein); the protein is MPNKRQTGKLKTERPAPQGEASGQVGGAHFADDAERQRRKLEAAEALGLREKIEAMGWGSLTAAESGRIGGWMIRLQWERQRSGAER
- a CDS encoding Creatininase (PFAM: Creatinine amidohydrolase~COGs: COG1402 Uncharacterized protein putative amidase~InterPro IPR003785~KEGG: tte:TTE1020 uncharacterized protein, putative amidase~PFAM: Creatininase~SPTR: Creatininase subfamily protein) codes for the protein MYWENLTTKSFQEQVLGQINTALLPVGSVEAHGQHCPLGTDNLAPTYFCRQLEERYPDRVLVLPAIPYGHTWDLAGFAGTLSIGAETLTHYVRDVGRAVGRWGITRLVVVNGHGGNIGPITAAMEDIADDGVLVVLVNWWLDFSADILTVVQSQGHAGEDETSVMLAIAGPLVNQADASFNPYRPRYRMKGRGLEQQLLRHATTGDGRSATREKGEEIVERVMQRLSQLLEDLWADRLFDRI